From the Quercus lobata isolate SW786 chromosome 6, ValleyOak3.0 Primary Assembly, whole genome shotgun sequence genome, one window contains:
- the LOC115950366 gene encoding uncharacterized protein LOC115950366, with protein MAEKIPLPYSITALEALAAIRALRLAGDIGLKSFILEGDSKITIDALAGNIVEHAEFGNLFDEAKELASQFGDVSFNHVRRQGNGAAHNCARHARHFSEYTVWMEGVLPHLSTVIQAELVSFE; from the coding sequence ATGGCGGAAAAAATCCCACTCCCCTATTCGATCACTGCACTTGAGGCTCTTGCAGCAATAAGGGCTCTGAGATTGGCTGGGGACATTGGTCTTAAGTCTTTCATCCTAGAGGGGGATTCCAAGATCACTATTGATGCTTTGGCAGGAAATATAGTGGAGCATGCTGAGTTTGGAAACCTGTTTGACGAAGCTAAGGAGTTGGCAAGTCAGTTTGGGGACGTGAGTTTTAACCATGTAAGGAGGCAGGGCAATGGTGCCGCGCATAACTGTGCTAGACATGCAAGACATTTTAGCGAGTATACAGTGTGGATGGAGGGTGTTCTTCCACATCTTTCTACTGTAATTCAAGCCGAATTGGTGTCTTTTGAATAA
- the LOC115994167 gene encoding monoacylglycerol lipase ABHD6-like has translation MVNLVAALRPTLHGLMKVAGVQPYIVEIEPGTVMNFWVPLETLKKKPTKKGYKPVVVLVHGFFSDGIMTWLFQVVALTKKYSVYIPDLLFFGGSITDKTDRSPSFQAECLVAGLRKLGVERCTVVGFSYGGPVAFKMAELHADLVEAVVVSGSVIEMTDSISDTMLQNLGYSSFSEMLLPTSVKGLKALLSVGAQKKLWFPNRLHKDFLEVMFTNRKERGELLEGLVISNKDTKVPNFPQKIHLLWGENDQIFNLKLAQNMKRQLRENASFQGILKAGHLVHLERPCVYNRCLKQFLASLHANKAQK, from the exons ATGGTGAACCTTGTGGCTGCACTGAGGCCCACGTTGCATGGGCTAATGAAGGTGGCAGGTGTGCAACCCTACATAGTGGAGATCGAACCAGGCACGGTCATGAACTTCTGGGTCCCCCTAGAGACCCTGAAGAAGAAACCCACTAAAAAGGGTTACAAGCCCGTGGTGGTCCTAGTCCACGGCTTCTTCTCTGACGGCATAATGACTTGGCTATTCCAGGTTGTTGCTCTAACCAAAAAATACTCAGTTTATATACCGGACCTCCTCTTCTTCGGTGGCTCTATCACCGACAAAACCGACAGGTCACCGAGTTTCCAAGCCGAGTGTTTGGTTGCGGGGTTAAGGAAGCTTGGGGTGGAGAGGTGCACTGTGGTTGGGTTTAGCTATGGTGGGCCGGTAGCGTTTAAAATGGCTGAGCTGCATGCAGACTTGGTTGAGGCCGTGGTGGTGTCTGGTTCAGTCATAGAGATGACTGACTCCATCAGTGATACAATGCTGCAAAACCTTGGCTACTCTTCGTTTTCGGAGATGTTGTTGCCTACTTCCGTTAAGGGTTTGAAAGCTCTTCTCTCTGTTGGTGCTCAGAAAAAGTTGTGGTTCCCAAATCGCCTTCACAAAGACTTCCTTGAG GTGATGTTCACCAACAGGAAGGAGAGAGGTGAACTCCTAGAAGGCTTAGTCATTAGCAACAAGGATACCAAGGTTCCCAATTTTCCACAG AAGATACATCTCTTATGGGGTGAGAATGATCAGATTTTCAACCTGAAGCTTGCCCAAAACATGAAAAG GCAACTTCGAGAAAATGCATCATTTCAAGGCATATTGAAGGCCGGTCACTTGGTTCACCTCGAACGACCTTGCGTTTACAATAGGTGTCTGAAGCAATTCCTTGCCTCCTTGCACGCAAATAAAGCCCAAAAATGA
- the LOC115994165 gene encoding sugar transporter ERD6-like 6, giving the protein MSFRDESEEQKKPFLHTGSWYRMGSRQSSIMGSSAQIIRDGSISVLFCVLIVALGPIQFGFTCGYSSPTQAEIVKDLQLSVSEFSVFGSLSNVGAMIGAIASGQISEYIGRKGSLMIAAIPNIIGWLAISFAKDVSFLYMGRLLEGFGVGIISYTVPVYIAEISPQNMRGSLGSVNQLAVTTGIMLAYLLGLFVNWRILAVLGILPCTILIPGLFFIPESPRWLAKMGMTEEFEASLQVLRGFDTDISIEVNEIKRSVASTSKRTTIRFSDLKRKRYWFPLTIGIGLLVLQQLSGINGVFFYSSNIFESAGLSSSNVATLGLGVIQVLATGITTWLVDKAGRKLLLIISSTGMTLSLLLVAIAFYLEDLVSEDSSIFGILSLVGLVALVISFSLGVGAIPWLIMSEILPVNIKGLAGSIATLANWLTSWAITMTANLLLTWSSGGTFTIYTLVSAFTVVFVSLWVPETKGRTLEEIQSSFR; this is encoded by the exons ATGAGTTTCAGGGACGAATCTGAGGAGCAGAAGAAGCCGTTCCTCCACACGGGGAGCTGGTACCGAATGGGGTCCAGGCAGTCCAGCATCATGGGCTCCTCCGCCCAAATAATTCGCGACGGCTCCATCTCCGTCCTCTTCTGCGTCCTCATCGTCGCCCTCGGCCCCATCCAATTCGGATTCACC tGTGGGTATTCTTCTCCTACGCAAGCAGAAATAGTCAAGGACTTGCAACTCTCAGTCTCAGAG ttctCTGTATTTGGTTCATTGTCAAATGTGGGTGCCATGATTGGGGCAATTGCAAGTGGTCAAATTTCAGAGTACATTGGGCGTAAAGGG TCACTTATGATTGCCGCAATTCCTAATATAATCGGATGGCTAGCAATATCCTTTGCCAAA GATGTGTCGTTTTTATACATGGGAAGGTTGTTGGAAGGATTTGGCGTCGGTATTATATCTTACACG GTACCAGTATATATAGCTGAGATATCACCACAAAACATGAGGGGATCCCTTGGGTCTGTTAACCAG CTCGCGGTGACTACTGGAATAATGCTGGCTTATCTATTGGGTCTGTTTGTCAACTGGAGGATTCTTGCAGTTTTAG GAATTTTGCCATGTACAATATTGATTCCTGGCTTATTTTTCATACCAGAATCTCCTCGGTGGCTG GCCAAAATGGGGATGACCGAAGAATTTGAAGCCTCATTGCAAGTTTTACGGGGGTTTGATACAGACATTTCTATTGAAGTGAATGAAATCAAG AGATCTGTAGCATCAACAAGCAAAAGAACCACAATCCGGTTTTCAGAtctcaagagaaagagatactGGTTTCCTTTAACG ATAGGAATTGGATTACTTGTGCTACAGCAACTCAGTGGTATCAATGGCGTTTTTTTCTATTCAAGTAACATCTTTGAAAGTGCTG GGCTATCATCAAGTAATGTTGCAACTCTTGGACTTGGGGTTATTCAG GTTCTTGCTACTGGGATCACAACTTGGTTGGTGGACAAAGCTGGCCGCAAGCTGCTTCTTATT ATATCATCCACTGGAATGACTCTAAGCCTTCTCCTTGTTGCAATTGCATTTTATCTAGAG GACCTTGTATCAGAAGATTCTAGCATTTTTGGGATACTGTCACTCGTAGGGCTTGTG GCTTTGGTGATTTCATTCTCTCTGGGGGTTGGAGCTATTCCTTGGCTTATAATGTCTGAG ATACTTCCCGTGAACATTAAGGGCCTTGCTGGCAGCATAGCAACATTGGCAAATTGGCTAACATCTTGGGCGATCACAATGACTGCAAACTTACTCTTGACTTGGAGTAGTGGAG GTACCTTCACGATTTACACATTGGTTTCTGCTTTTACTGTTGTCTTTGTGTCACTTTGGGTTCCTGAGACTAAAGGAAGAACTCTGGAAGAGATTCAGTCGTCGTTTAGATGA